In Luteimonas viscosa, the following proteins share a genomic window:
- a CDS encoding DNA cytosine methyltransferase, which translates to MATFVDLFCGAGFGARGAVRGGGVPLLGLDAWSLATQTYKANFPQADVLTEKIEIVSASELGTKYRPDVLLTSPECTSHSIARGAKPALEKSRETAIGIVPWAKAMKPRWVIVENVNRMRKWDRHDELVQSIEALGYSVSDLFLNSADFGSAQARKRMFLVCDKDGTKVTREDLLGLVKPQRKTAESVINWNANYPVAPLRKPGRAKATLERAERAIKKLGRGVPFLIVYYGSDYAGGWQALDVPLRTVTTVDRFGLVTWQGRTAYMRMLQPDELLAAMGGSTDHVLPHGNRREKVKLCGNGVCSDVMTPIFLWISQKQAKRTEFH; encoded by the coding sequence ATGGCGACTTTTGTGGATCTATTCTGTGGTGCAGGCTTCGGGGCACGCGGTGCGGTGCGCGGAGGTGGTGTCCCTCTACTTGGTCTCGACGCCTGGAGTCTCGCCACGCAGACCTATAAGGCCAACTTTCCGCAGGCAGATGTTCTTACTGAGAAGATCGAGATCGTTTCAGCCAGTGAACTTGGAACGAAGTACAGACCTGATGTCCTGCTGACCTCGCCAGAGTGCACCTCGCACTCAATCGCCCGTGGCGCAAAGCCCGCTTTGGAGAAGAGCCGAGAGACCGCTATTGGCATTGTCCCGTGGGCCAAGGCAATGAAGCCACGCTGGGTGATCGTGGAAAACGTCAATCGGATGAGAAAGTGGGATCGTCATGATGAGCTCGTGCAGAGCATCGAGGCGCTCGGCTACTCGGTCAGTGATCTGTTTCTGAACTCCGCCGACTTCGGTTCTGCGCAAGCTCGCAAACGCATGTTCCTCGTATGTGACAAGGATGGAACCAAGGTGACCCGGGAGGATCTTCTCGGATTAGTGAAGCCTCAGCGAAAGACCGCTGAGAGCGTCATCAACTGGAATGCCAACTATCCGGTCGCGCCACTGCGGAAGCCCGGACGGGCCAAGGCCACGCTGGAACGGGCAGAGCGGGCCATCAAGAAATTAGGTCGCGGCGTCCCCTTCCTCATCGTCTATTACGGATCCGACTACGCTGGAGGCTGGCAAGCGTTGGACGTTCCGCTTCGCACAGTTACCACCGTGGATCGCTTTGGCCTTGTGACGTGGCAAGGCAGAACCGCTTACATGAGGATGCTTCAACCCGACGAATTGCTCGCCGCGATGGGAGGTTCAACAGACCATGTTCTTCCGCATGGCAACCGGCGGGAGAAGGTCAAGCTTTGTGGCAATGGTGTGTGCTCCGACGTGATGACTCCGATTTTTCTATGGATTTCGCAGAAGCAAGCCAAGCGAACGGAATTCCACTGA
- a CDS encoding restriction endonuclease: MTGFSGAQLSQVDLIVDAVYAGYKTDRGGMADPLVPLVGVSRQGGFRYRGTRARPTVLVLTSNLAEPEWPDQLDEETGTFIYYGDNRHPGQLLHETPRFGNQLLRQIFDWAHLGQRHLVPPILVFTTEATGRAFRFRGLAVPGSPVMEATEDLVALWKTSEGQRFQNYKAVFTILDEAVISRAWVHAAGQGSMNGMAPTAWSAWLATGGIRPLMAPRSAIVRSRAEQLPRTADDQTLLEVIRKRYKNNPLGFEACAGALTRFLLPSVSRLDLTRPWRDGGRDGIGQLRLGCGAASIHVDFALEAKCYGATNAVGVREVSRLISRIKHREFGVLITTSHVDRQAYQEVVDDGHPVILTAGRDIVALLRNAGLQTPVQVDAWLDGIASTN, from the coding sequence ATGACCGGTTTTAGCGGCGCACAGTTGAGTCAAGTTGACCTGATCGTTGATGCCGTCTACGCAGGCTACAAGACCGACCGCGGCGGTATGGCAGATCCATTGGTCCCGCTGGTGGGTGTGAGCCGGCAGGGTGGCTTCCGTTATAGAGGCACCAGGGCCCGCCCTACTGTTCTTGTATTGACATCGAACTTGGCTGAGCCGGAATGGCCAGATCAGCTGGATGAGGAGACCGGTACTTTTATCTATTACGGTGACAATCGCCATCCCGGTCAGCTACTGCACGAGACGCCCAGATTTGGAAACCAGTTGTTGCGCCAGATTTTCGATTGGGCGCATCTTGGCCAGCGCCACTTGGTGCCGCCGATACTAGTCTTCACCACGGAAGCAACTGGAAGAGCCTTCCGATTTCGCGGACTTGCGGTACCGGGAAGCCCTGTTATGGAGGCGACCGAAGACCTCGTTGCACTATGGAAGACATCAGAAGGGCAGCGATTCCAGAACTACAAGGCGGTCTTTACTATCCTGGATGAGGCAGTGATTTCGCGTGCATGGGTCCATGCAGCAGGCCAAGGCAGCATGAATGGAATGGCGCCAACGGCCTGGAGTGCTTGGCTTGCGACGGGTGGCATCAGGCCGCTGATGGCGCCCCGCTCCGCAATTGTCCGCAGTAGAGCGGAGCAGCTCCCCAGAACCGCCGACGATCAAACTCTGCTCGAAGTCATACGCAAGCGCTACAAGAACAATCCTCTTGGCTTCGAAGCATGCGCCGGTGCACTGACGCGGTTCTTGTTGCCAAGCGTGTCGCGACTGGATCTGACGCGGCCATGGAGGGATGGCGGTCGTGACGGGATAGGACAGCTACGGCTAGGCTGTGGCGCAGCTTCGATACACGTGGACTTTGCGCTCGAAGCGAAATGCTACGGGGCGACGAATGCAGTTGGGGTCAGGGAAGTGTCACGCCTGATAAGTAGAATCAAGCATCGTGAGTTCGGTGTGTTGATAACGACCTCTCATGTAGATCGGCAGGCATACCAGGAGGTCGTTGATGATGGCCACCCGGTGATTCTCACCGCAGGGAGGGACATCGTTGCCCTGCTGCGTAATGCTGGGCTGCAAACCCCGGTGCAGGTAGACGCTTGGCTAGACGGCATCGCCTCGACCAACTGA
- a CDS encoding very short patch repair endonuclease — MPAVLSTTSQRRRLMSRIKGKNTAPEIALRRAAWSHGLRYRLHYRIGHTRPDMVFIASRLAVFVDGCFWHGCPRHSTIPKNNGDFWKQKLDRNRERDAEQAAWLEACGWRVLRFWEHEIEASPAECANRIAVLLGNVRGAD; from the coding sequence ATGCCAGCCGTGTTGTCCACCACTAGTCAACGACGGCGACTAATGTCCCGCATAAAGGGAAAGAACACGGCCCCCGAAATTGCTCTTCGACGCGCGGCCTGGTCACATGGCCTCCGCTACAGGTTGCATTACAGGATTGGCCACACTAGGCCGGATATGGTTTTCATTGCGTCAAGACTCGCGGTCTTCGTGGACGGTTGCTTCTGGCATGGCTGTCCCCGCCATTCAACAATTCCTAAGAACAACGGAGACTTCTGGAAGCAAAAGCTCGATCGCAATCGCGAACGTGATGCAGAGCAGGCGGCATGGCTCGAAGCATGCGGCTGGCGTGTGCTGCGTTTTTGGGAACATGAGATCGAAGCCTCACCCGCGGAATGTGCAAACCGTATCGCTGTGTTGTTAGGCAACGTAAGGGGAGCTGACTAA
- a CDS encoding response regulator, translating into MEWRVLIVDDLEADDVREVIEGNKTVAEPDFISCIPCSSFSEAVDLLKKERFDLVILDLKDDAASNQESLAGERVFEELKKCRFMPVIFHTGYPHKVKELTSPFVKVVTRSEWEHLRQMIREVLATKLPSLIRHIEEEQRVFMWESAEKIWINDLDKDNAADLVFLLARRLANLLSGDVVRKFLEIEGANGAPKIDTIHAVELYIYPPISTDFLFGDIFQKSRNGDAEYYVALTPSCDHAQDKAEHILLARCEKLADTQAGEGAAAALAEKLGISNGVKGKLTKYIRDNSSPVDRFKYLPGTSFLPDLLIDLQALIAVAPEVMTGEPCEYERVASLDSPFAESLQAKLVRYMGRIGTPDVDADLALQRFLTRITPE; encoded by the coding sequence ATGGAATGGAGGGTGCTAATTGTTGATGACTTAGAGGCAGACGATGTCAGGGAGGTGATCGAGGGGAACAAAACAGTTGCAGAACCAGACTTCATTAGCTGTATTCCATGCAGCAGTTTCTCTGAGGCCGTAGACCTTCTAAAGAAGGAGAGATTTGATCTCGTAATCCTCGATCTAAAAGATGATGCTGCCTCCAATCAAGAATCACTCGCGGGAGAAAGGGTTTTTGAAGAGCTGAAGAAGTGTCGCTTCATGCCGGTGATCTTCCACACAGGGTATCCTCATAAAGTAAAAGAACTAACATCTCCCTTCGTTAAAGTCGTTACCAGGTCAGAGTGGGAACATCTTCGGCAGATGATTAGAGAAGTTCTGGCAACTAAGCTTCCGAGCTTGATTAGACACATTGAAGAAGAGCAGCGTGTGTTCATGTGGGAATCCGCGGAAAAAATATGGATTAATGATTTAGATAAGGATAACGCTGCTGATTTAGTTTTCTTGTTGGCGCGCAGGCTTGCGAACCTGTTATCTGGCGACGTTGTTCGAAAGTTCTTGGAGATCGAAGGGGCCAATGGCGCCCCGAAGATCGATACTATTCATGCAGTTGAGTTGTACATCTACCCGCCTATTTCAACAGATTTTCTCTTCGGAGACATTTTTCAGAAGAGCCGTAATGGCGACGCCGAGTATTATGTCGCTCTTACGCCGTCCTGTGATCATGCTCAGGATAAAGCCGAGCATATTCTTCTCGCTAGATGCGAAAAGTTGGCTGATACGCAAGCCGGTGAAGGCGCCGCGGCAGCTCTCGCTGAAAAGCTGGGCATTTCAAACGGAGTGAAAGGTAAGCTGACTAAGTATATCCGAGACAATTCGAGCCCGGTGGATCGATTCAAGTATCTCCCGGGTACTAGCTTTCTTCCAGATCTACTTATTGATCTTCAAGCGCTCATTGCCGTAGCGCCTGAGGTAATGACTGGGGAGCCATGTGAGTACGAAAGGGTTGCCTCTTTGGACAGTCCTTTTGCTGAATCGTTGCAGGCGAAATTAGTAAGGTATATGGGGAGGATCGGGACTCCAGACGTCGACGCGGATCTCGCGCTGCAAAGATTCCTTACGCGGATTACGCCTGAGTGA
- a CDS encoding sensor histidine kinase, with the protein MEDVTKPHESSFRPRARIMKTLGSELISNDAVAVIELVKNAYDAEASRVLINFVGPLLPGEGRIEIFDDGLGMSLDVVRGAWMEPATAGKRQVTNSGLKSRRVLGEKGIGRFAAMRLASELELITRAQGSSREIYGIFDWTQFEDEQKYLDEVLILTEERDPELIRSDVGLDAVWPEHEVPLECPPSDQGTLLRMNFLSHAWDVQRFRLVQRGLSRLISPFKESKDFKIFLQAPDGFSEFSAEITPPSALNYPHYIVKGEVDAEGRCNLRLEVKATGETVILTGGFVRQGANGLQYLDEDAYKKTRAATQSAQTSGDDDWTRRLPVCGPLQIEIRVWDRNDLGNVVQQTKLNLQNIRADLDAFAGINIYRDGFRVLPYGEPNNDWLRLDIRRVQNPTKRLSNNQIVGHISITGDQNPGLKDQSNREGLDENQSYADLREVMKTILTKIEDLRRRSKRSTNTGNSSESSQNLFAPLDLAPIRQHLDNVSPRDEVAKELIDTVERTFNEQVEGLKAVVARYHALATLGQLIDVLLHDGRLPLAKIRKEALLAQEDIAEGRLTGKSLLEKLAARLSVIAAQSDVLATVFRRIEPFGGRKRGRPKQLYLEKIIEDAFGVCASQLAGLGVVTSLPETQTLVRVDEAEMQEVIVNLLQNSIYWLQFVSADQRKIEVSVTRTAQDCVEIIFSDTGPGISEQDRVHIFDPYFSTKKDGMGLGLAIVGEIIKDYYGGELELLDSSAKGGAAFRITLTKRV; encoded by the coding sequence ATGGAAGACGTCACTAAACCTCACGAGTCATCATTCCGCCCCCGGGCGCGGATTATGAAAACTCTAGGTAGCGAGCTCATCAGCAATGACGCGGTGGCAGTGATCGAGCTTGTGAAGAATGCTTATGACGCTGAGGCCAGTCGAGTACTCATCAATTTCGTTGGGCCGCTACTGCCTGGGGAAGGTCGAATCGAAATATTCGACGATGGATTGGGCATGAGCTTGGACGTGGTGCGAGGGGCCTGGATGGAGCCTGCAACCGCTGGAAAGCGGCAGGTGACGAACTCTGGATTAAAGAGCCGCAGGGTGCTCGGCGAGAAAGGAATTGGTCGCTTTGCTGCGATGAGACTTGCTTCAGAGCTAGAGCTAATAACGCGGGCTCAGGGATCAAGCCGAGAGATCTATGGAATCTTCGATTGGACCCAGTTCGAAGACGAGCAGAAGTATCTCGATGAAGTACTAATCCTCACAGAGGAGCGAGATCCCGAACTAATTCGAAGCGATGTGGGTCTTGATGCGGTTTGGCCTGAGCATGAAGTCCCGCTTGAATGCCCCCCTTCAGATCAGGGCACTCTGCTTAGAATGAACTTCCTATCTCACGCATGGGATGTGCAACGATTTCGTTTGGTTCAACGCGGGTTGTCACGATTGATCTCACCTTTCAAGGAGAGCAAGGATTTTAAGATCTTTCTTCAAGCCCCTGATGGGTTCTCCGAGTTCTCCGCAGAGATTACACCTCCATCTGCATTGAACTATCCGCATTACATCGTGAAAGGCGAGGTGGATGCTGAAGGCCGGTGCAATCTTAGGCTCGAAGTAAAAGCGACTGGAGAGACAGTTATTCTCACCGGCGGCTTTGTCAGACAAGGAGCCAACGGTCTTCAGTATCTGGACGAAGACGCTTATAAAAAAACGAGGGCTGCGACGCAGAGCGCTCAAACCTCAGGAGACGATGACTGGACCAGAAGGTTGCCTGTATGCGGCCCGCTTCAGATCGAAATCAGGGTCTGGGATCGTAATGATCTTGGAAATGTTGTCCAGCAAACTAAGTTGAACTTGCAGAACATACGCGCTGATCTCGATGCATTTGCAGGGATAAACATTTATCGCGACGGTTTCCGGGTTTTGCCTTACGGAGAGCCCAATAATGACTGGCTGCGACTCGACATTCGTCGAGTTCAAAATCCAACCAAGCGACTGTCAAACAACCAAATTGTCGGACACATATCCATTACTGGGGACCAAAATCCTGGCCTTAAAGATCAATCTAACCGAGAAGGGCTCGACGAGAATCAAAGCTATGCAGATCTTCGAGAGGTAATGAAGACAATTCTTACCAAGATCGAAGATCTTCGAAGGAGATCCAAGAGATCAACAAACACAGGAAATAGCAGCGAATCATCTCAGAATTTGTTTGCTCCTCTTGACCTCGCCCCTATCCGGCAGCACCTAGATAATGTCAGCCCGAGGGATGAGGTGGCCAAAGAGCTAATTGATACTGTCGAGCGGACGTTCAATGAGCAGGTCGAAGGGTTGAAAGCGGTTGTTGCCAGATATCACGCGCTCGCAACTCTAGGGCAACTGATTGATGTTCTGCTCCATGACGGGAGACTTCCGCTAGCCAAGATCAGGAAGGAGGCGCTGCTTGCGCAAGAAGATATTGCCGAGGGGCGTCTGACCGGAAAATCCCTTCTCGAGAAGCTGGCAGCACGGCTCAGCGTAATTGCCGCGCAAAGTGATGTGCTCGCGACTGTGTTTCGGCGCATTGAGCCTTTCGGTGGTCGCAAGCGCGGACGTCCAAAGCAGCTCTATCTCGAGAAGATTATTGAAGACGCATTCGGAGTGTGTGCCAGCCAGCTTGCAGGACTAGGTGTTGTGACGTCGCTTCCTGAAACGCAAACTCTCGTCCGGGTCGATGAGGCCGAGATGCAAGAAGTGATTGTGAATTTGCTGCAGAACAGTATCTACTGGTTGCAGTTTGTAAGTGCAGATCAACGAAAGATTGAAGTTTCAGTAACACGTACTGCGCAGGACTGCGTTGAGATCATATTTTCTGATACAGGTCCAGGAATCTCAGAGCAAGACAGGGTGCACATTTTTGACCCTTACTTTTCAACCAAAAAGGATGGAATGGGGCTTGGCCTTGCGATCGTTGGCGAGATAATAAAAGACTACTACGGTGGCGAGCTAGAGCTACTCGATTCATCTGCGAAGGGTGGGGCTGCTTTTCGAATTACTCTGACAAAGCGCGTCTGA
- the aceE gene encoding pyruvate dehydrogenase (acetyl-transferring), homodimeric type, whose translation MNWLNDVLQNDPDPTETREWIESLKAVIDHTGPERAHQLLQDMVELTRRAGAHLPFAPTTEYINTIPTHLEPKMPGDQTLEWKIRSIIRWNAMAMVVRANRKPGDLGGHIASFASSATLYDVGFNHFFRGPEGDHPGDLIATQGHSSPGIYARAFLEGRISESQIDHFRMEVDGRGISSYPHPWLMPDFWQVPTVSMGLGPIAAIYQARNWKYLESRGLMPKTDRKVWCFIGDGETDEPESLGALSIAGREGLDNLVFVVNCNLQRLDGPVRGNGKIIQELESQFRGAGWNVVKTIWGSYWDPLLAKDHQGLLRKLMMETVDGEYQNCKAFGGAYTRENFFGKYEETAAMVANLSDDDIWRLNRGGHDPHKVYAAYTNAMQTKGQPTVILAKTVKGYGLGSAGEALNPTHNTKKLDDEAVRAFRDRFKIPVDDDLLKDGNIPFYHPGEKSDEVQYLLERRKALGGFVPQRRRKSDESLVAPKLEVFERLTKSTGEREMSTTMAFVQSLNIILRDKQVGPRTVPIVCDEARTFGMEGLFRQIGIYAPAGQKYKPVDRDQLMYYREDATGQVLQEGITEAGAFASWMACATSYSTNNLQLLPFYIYYSMFGFQRVGDAAWQAADMRARGFLLGGTAGRTTLNGEGLQHEDGHSHLLSGAIPNCRSYDPTFAGEVAVILQHGMKRMIEEQVDEYYYLTLMNENYSHPDLPEGAAEGVIKGMYLLKDAGAKPKKGELRVQLMGSGTILREAIAAAELLDKDFGVTADIWSCPSFTELRRDGYDTERWNRLHPEDKPRKAYVTQCIESRPAGPVIAATDYVRNFTDQVRAFIPRTYTVLGTDGFGRSDTRANLRRHFEVDRYYIAHAAIDALAKDGKMTAKDAARAIKLYKLDQEKPNPLGV comes from the coding sequence ATGAACTGGCTGAACGACGTGCTGCAGAACGACCCCGATCCCACCGAGACCCGCGAGTGGATCGAATCGCTCAAGGCGGTCATCGACCACACCGGCCCCGAGCGCGCCCACCAGTTGCTGCAGGACATGGTGGAACTCACCCGCCGCGCCGGCGCCCACCTGCCGTTCGCGCCCACCACCGAATACATCAACACCATCCCCACGCATCTCGAACCGAAGATGCCCGGCGACCAGACGCTGGAGTGGAAGATCCGCTCGATCATCCGCTGGAACGCCATGGCGATGGTGGTGCGCGCCAACCGCAAGCCCGGCGACCTCGGCGGCCACATCGCCAGCTTCGCCAGCTCGGCCACGCTCTACGACGTCGGCTTCAACCACTTCTTCCGCGGCCCCGAGGGCGACCACCCCGGCGACCTCATCGCCACCCAGGGCCACAGCTCGCCCGGCATCTACGCCCGTGCCTTCCTCGAGGGCCGCATCAGCGAATCGCAGATCGACCACTTCCGCATGGAGGTCGACGGCCGCGGCATCTCCTCGTATCCGCACCCGTGGCTGATGCCTGATTTCTGGCAGGTGCCCACGGTGTCGATGGGCCTGGGCCCGATCGCCGCCATCTACCAGGCGCGCAACTGGAAGTACCTCGAATCGCGAGGCCTGATGCCCAAGACCGACCGCAAGGTGTGGTGCTTCATCGGCGACGGCGAGACCGACGAGCCCGAGAGCCTCGGCGCGCTCTCGATCGCCGGCCGCGAAGGCCTCGACAACCTGGTGTTCGTCGTCAACTGCAACCTGCAGCGCCTCGACGGCCCGGTGCGCGGCAACGGCAAGATCATCCAGGAGCTGGAAAGCCAGTTCCGCGGCGCCGGCTGGAACGTGGTCAAGACCATCTGGGGCAGCTACTGGGATCCGCTGCTGGCCAAGGACCACCAGGGCCTGCTGCGCAAGCTGATGATGGAGACCGTCGACGGCGAGTACCAGAACTGCAAGGCCTTCGGCGGCGCCTACACGCGCGAGAACTTCTTCGGCAAGTACGAAGAGACCGCGGCCATGGTGGCCAACCTCTCCGACGACGACATCTGGCGCCTCAACCGCGGCGGCCACGATCCGCACAAGGTCTACGCGGCCTACACCAACGCCATGCAGACCAAGGGCCAGCCCACCGTGATCCTGGCCAAGACGGTGAAGGGCTACGGCCTGGGCAGCGCCGGCGAGGCGCTCAACCCCACCCACAACACCAAGAAGCTCGACGACGAGGCCGTGCGCGCGTTCCGCGACCGCTTCAAGATCCCGGTCGACGACGACCTGCTCAAGGACGGCAACATCCCGTTCTACCACCCGGGCGAGAAGTCCGACGAGGTGCAATACCTGCTCGAGCGCCGCAAGGCCCTGGGCGGCTTCGTGCCGCAGCGCCGGCGCAAGTCGGACGAGTCGCTGGTGGCGCCGAAGCTCGAGGTGTTCGAACGCCTCACCAAGAGCACCGGCGAGCGCGAGATGAGCACCACCATGGCCTTCGTGCAGTCACTCAACATCATCCTGCGCGACAAGCAGGTGGGCCCGCGCACCGTGCCCATCGTCTGCGACGAGGCGCGCACCTTCGGCATGGAAGGGCTGTTCCGCCAGATCGGCATCTACGCGCCGGCCGGGCAGAAGTACAAGCCGGTCGACCGCGACCAGCTGATGTACTACCGCGAGGACGCCACCGGCCAGGTGCTGCAGGAAGGCATCACCGAGGCCGGCGCGTTCGCCTCGTGGATGGCCTGCGCCACCAGCTACAGCACCAACAACCTGCAGCTGCTGCCGTTCTACATCTACTACTCGATGTTCGGCTTCCAGCGCGTGGGCGACGCCGCCTGGCAGGCGGCCGACATGCGCGCGCGCGGTTTCCTGCTCGGCGGCACCGCCGGCCGCACCACGTTGAACGGTGAAGGCCTGCAGCACGAGGACGGCCACAGCCACCTGCTGTCGGGCGCCATCCCCAACTGCCGCAGCTACGACCCCACCTTCGCCGGCGAAGTGGCGGTGATCCTGCAGCACGGCATGAAGCGCATGATCGAGGAGCAGGTGGACGAGTACTACTACCTGACCCTGATGAACGAGAACTACAGCCACCCCGACCTGCCCGAAGGCGCGGCCGAGGGCGTGATAAAGGGCATGTACCTGCTCAAGGACGCCGGCGCCAAGCCCAAGAAGGGCGAGCTGCGCGTGCAGCTGATGGGCAGCGGCACCATCCTGCGCGAGGCCATCGCCGCGGCCGAACTGCTGGACAAGGACTTCGGCGTCACCGCCGACATCTGGAGCTGCCCCAGCTTCACCGAGCTGCGCCGCGACGGCTACGACACCGAGCGCTGGAACCGCCTGCACCCCGAGGACAAGCCGCGCAAGGCCTACGTCACGCAGTGCATCGAAAGCCGCCCCGCCGGCCCGGTGATCGCCGCGACGGACTACGTGCGCAACTTCACCGACCAGGTGCGCGCCTTCATCCCGCGCACCTACACCGTGCTGGGCACCGACGGCTTCGGCCGCAGCGACACCCGCGCGAATCTCCGCCGCCACTTCGAGGTGGACCGCTACTACATCGCCCACGCCGCGATCGATGCGCTGGCGAAGGACGGGAAGATGACGGCGAAGGATGCGGCCAGGGCGATCAAGCTGTACAAGCTGGATCAGGAGAAGCCGAATCCGTTGGGAGTCTAA
- a CDS encoding ATP-binding protein, translated as MPLDKTIAADPAHIAELTAAVESTLAEAGVDDARIHDARLIVEELACNALTHGAVETEPQLRLRLQLEAARLVLELDDNGLPFDPTTAPPPDLDADLDERRVGGLGLHLVRQLADSLDYQRREDHNLVRVTLRLDAAPDREDPA; from the coding sequence CTGCCCTTGGACAAGACGATCGCCGCCGATCCCGCGCACATCGCCGAACTGACCGCGGCGGTGGAATCGACCCTCGCCGAGGCCGGGGTGGACGACGCCCGCATCCACGACGCGCGTCTGATCGTCGAGGAACTGGCCTGCAACGCGCTCACCCATGGCGCCGTGGAGACGGAGCCGCAGCTGCGCCTGCGGCTGCAGCTCGAGGCGGCGCGGCTGGTGCTGGAACTCGACGACAACGGCCTGCCGTTCGATCCGACCACGGCCCCGCCGCCGGACCTGGATGCCGACCTCGACGAACGTCGCGTCGGCGGCCTCGGCCTGCACCTGGTGCGGCAGCTCGCCGACAGCCTCGACTACCAGCGCCGCGAGGACCACAACCTCGTGCGCGTGACCCTGCGGCTGGACGCCGCGCCCGACCGCGAGGATCCCGCATGA
- a CDS encoding STAS domain-containing protein, protein MSTLNIRIDPARRDVQTVAVGGRLDTHTYLQLDEALAPLLEDPAILSLVLDLHGLEYISSAGVRSIFRARKALAGRAGRVLVVNPQPQIQKVFDLVKAVPLHEIFSSAAEADAYLDAMQRKVLDGDDDA, encoded by the coding sequence ATGAGCACCCTGAACATCCGCATCGACCCGGCGCGCCGGGACGTGCAGACCGTCGCCGTCGGCGGGCGCCTCGACACCCACACCTACCTGCAGCTGGACGAGGCGCTGGCGCCGCTGCTGGAGGATCCGGCGATCCTGTCGCTGGTGCTGGACCTGCACGGGCTGGAGTACATCTCCAGCGCCGGCGTGCGTTCGATCTTCCGCGCGCGCAAGGCGCTGGCCGGGCGCGCCGGCCGGGTGCTGGTGGTCAACCCGCAGCCGCAGATCCAGAAGGTGTTCGACCTGGTCAAGGCGGTGCCGCTGCACGAGATCTTCTCCTCGGCCGCCGAGGCCGACGCCTATCTCGATGCGATGCAGCGCAAGGTGCTCGACGGCGACGACGACGCCTGA